From one Flavobacteriales bacterium genomic stretch:
- a CDS encoding SRPBCC family protein, with protein MGFLGDDGYRVERSTTIAAPMDDVWPHVASLGAIDKWSPWNELDPSMKKSMEGTDGQVGAVAKWEGNEQVGKGEQRIDSIARNSLVRTHLTFKEPWQSESDALIELSAEGTGTKVTWAMVGQHDFTSRLMSRFMDMDAMMGKDFEKGLSMLKAQAEKAFAAKPKFEIQTIDWPTTLFVGKRGVVAWADMKAAFEAGFGSGMEALAKAKVEPAGYPTGVYFEWNEADQTADMIAGFPVPMDSKAKFNGADLYESPASKALAIDHYGGYGGMMGPHMAMDEYIKANGLTHHTNAIEEYVTGPSTEPDSTKWLTRIIYLVK; from the coding sequence ATGGGTTTCCTTGGCGATGACGGGTACCGGGTCGAACGATCCACGACCATTGCCGCGCCGATGGATGACGTGTGGCCGCATGTGGCCTCGCTGGGCGCAATTGACAAATGGAGCCCCTGGAACGAGTTGGACCCTAGCATGAAGAAATCAATGGAGGGCACCGATGGCCAAGTGGGGGCCGTGGCGAAATGGGAAGGAAATGAGCAGGTGGGCAAGGGTGAGCAACGGATCGATTCCATCGCACGGAACTCGTTGGTGCGCACGCATCTCACGTTCAAGGAGCCTTGGCAAAGCGAGAGCGATGCGTTGATTGAACTCTCTGCCGAAGGCACAGGCACCAAGGTCACATGGGCCATGGTCGGCCAGCACGATTTCACCAGTAGGCTCATGAGCCGTTTCATGGATATGGACGCCATGATGGGCAAGGACTTCGAGAAAGGCCTGAGCATGCTGAAGGCACAGGCGGAGAAGGCATTCGCGGCGAAGCCGAAATTCGAGATCCAGACCATCGATTGGCCGACCACTCTCTTCGTCGGCAAACGCGGCGTTGTAGCTTGGGCTGATATGAAGGCGGCTTTTGAAGCCGGTTTCGGATCAGGCATGGAAGCACTGGCCAAGGCCAAGGTTGAGCCGGCTGGCTATCCCACCGGCGTTTATTTCGAATGGAACGAGGCTGACCAGACAGCTGATATGATCGCTGGCTTTCCGGTTCCTATGGACTCGAAGGCCAAATTCAATGGTGCCGACCTCTACGAATCACCTGCCAGCAAGGCATTGGCCATTGATCACTACGGTGGCTACGGCGGCATGATGGGCCCGCACATGGCCATGGACGAGTACATCAAGGCCAATGGCCTCACACACCACACCAACGCGATCGAGGAATATGTGACGGGCCCTTCGACAGAGCCGGATAGCACCAAATGGCTCACACGGATCATTTATCTGGTCAAGTAG
- a CDS encoding FkbM family methyltransferase codes for MKALVRALIRWVARTFPVRGRHRLANTLGGWAADPVTVRSINGIRVELDRSVQYHRMMLYDLYEENVLAYLAKRLKPGMVVFDPGCNIGYFAAQVLGMVSPGGQVWSFEPSPRCLERLNRHNPPGGIPGWHLAPMALAGQVGTLTFYDTPRVITRGYAVLEQAGRPGDSNAVKVPVTTVDAFCAQHGIHHIDFLKLDIEDSELPALRGAHRMISDKAIDTILVETEVRPDRAELNASIFNLLRDAGFRPHHARSGGKLAAIEPERLPTSKEDIIWERGR; via the coding sequence ATGAAGGCTCTTGTGCGCGCGTTAATCCGATGGGTGGCGCGGACCTTTCCTGTCCGCGGACGTCATCGGTTGGCCAACACCTTGGGTGGCTGGGCTGCGGATCCGGTCACGGTGCGTTCCATCAACGGCATCCGTGTTGAGCTTGACCGAAGCGTTCAGTATCACCGGATGATGCTGTATGACCTGTATGAAGAGAACGTCCTCGCCTATTTGGCCAAGCGACTCAAACCCGGCATGGTGGTGTTCGATCCCGGCTGCAACATCGGCTACTTCGCAGCACAGGTGCTGGGCATGGTTTCGCCCGGTGGCCAGGTCTGGTCCTTTGAACCTTCGCCCCGATGCCTCGAGCGATTGAACCGGCACAATCCTCCTGGCGGCATTCCCGGTTGGCACTTGGCGCCCATGGCCCTGGCCGGCCAGGTGGGCACGCTCACCTTCTATGACACACCTCGTGTGATCACGCGCGGCTATGCGGTATTGGAACAAGCGGGCAGGCCAGGCGATAGCAATGCTGTGAAAGTGCCGGTGACCACCGTCGATGCCTTTTGCGCCCAACATGGCATTCATCATATCGACTTCCTCAAGCTTGACATCGAGGATTCTGAACTGCCTGCCCTTCGCGGTGCGCACCGAATGATCTCCGACAAGGCCATCGACACCATCCTCGTGGAGACCGAGGTGCGACCGGACCGTGCGGAATTGAACGCGAGCATCTTCAATCTGCTGCGCGATGCGGGTTTCCGACCGCACCATGCGCGCAGCGGCGGCAAGCTTGCAGCCATTGAGCCCGAGCGCTTGCCCACCTCCAAGGAGGACATCATATGGGAGCGAGGTCGCTGA
- a CDS encoding Rrf2 family transcriptional regulator translates to MFSKACEYAIRGALHIARATARDERATLKEVAKGIGAPEAFTGKVLQQLVHGGLIASMRGPGGGFTLTGSRARSLTLEAIVRCMDGDAVFTRCALGLPHCGDRKPCPVHDQFSEVRAGLQKMLSTTTVGALVERLGAEASAFNIKG, encoded by the coding sequence ATGTTCTCGAAAGCCTGTGAGTACGCCATCCGTGGAGCTTTGCACATCGCGCGTGCCACTGCTCGCGATGAACGAGCTACGTTGAAGGAAGTCGCCAAGGGCATCGGTGCGCCGGAGGCTTTCACAGGCAAGGTGCTGCAGCAGCTGGTGCATGGCGGCCTGATTGCCTCGATGCGCGGCCCCGGCGGCGGATTCACGCTCACCGGATCGCGCGCACGGAGCCTCACCTTGGAAGCGATCGTGCGATGCATGGATGGCGATGCGGTGTTCACGCGTTGCGCGCTCGGTCTTCCGCATTGCGGTGACAGAAAGCCATGCCCGGTCCATGACCAGTTCAGTGAAGTGCGCGCCGGGTTGCAGAAGATGCTCTCGACCACTACGGTTGGGGCACTCGTGGAGCGACTCGGTGCTGAAGCAAGCGCTTTCAACATCAAAGGATGA
- a CDS encoding PadR family transcriptional regulator produces the protein MNVENSKAQMRRGVLEYCILSVLAQGELYPSDIIQQLKDARLIVVEGTLYPLLSRLKDGGFLTYRWEESRSGPPRKYYKLTASGERFLSELDQTWEELAQAVKKTTRKNR, from the coding sequence ATGAATGTCGAGAACAGCAAAGCGCAGATGCGCCGGGGCGTGCTGGAGTATTGCATCCTGAGCGTGCTCGCGCAGGGCGAACTGTACCCGTCCGATATTATTCAGCAGCTCAAGGATGCCCGCCTGATCGTGGTCGAAGGCACCTTGTATCCGCTTCTTTCCCGCCTGAAGGACGGAGGCTTCCTCACCTATCGCTGGGAAGAGAGCCGTAGCGGTCCGCCGCGCAAGTACTACAAGCTCACCGCCAGCGGGGAACGCTTCCTCAGTGAACTCGACCAGACCTGGGAAGAGCTCGCGCAGGCCGTGAAGAAGACCACCCGCAAGAACCGATAG
- a CDS encoding ExeM/NucH family extracellular endonuclease, whose translation MRLLASGGLMGVAIGLAAQTPICSIQGSGESSPLQGQAVTTTGIVTAIYSGSGTVQGLFLEDPGCDSDPATSNGLFVYSPNTSGISTGQRVSVSGTVLEFQGLTEISQVTGISVIGSGTVAPSEINLPVASAADWERYEGMLLRFPQQLVVNGNDTWAQYGELVLAPSRLHAPSDITDPNDNPASGTNTTGSSNVGAINALVELQLRGTILLDDGRTSTYPSPPPLIGGQGTLRCGGTVTGLTGVLHYAFGAYRIHPAGAVPLQHAQRPSVPEVGGSLRVAALNVKNYFTSLGGNGASTANELLRQRTKLVAALQGLEADAYVLCELQNSDAASNDLLAALNTAMGGGYAVIDQDAPGAFTRTIFFYRTSTLTPITQLFSLSTSTFERAHLTQGFASNASGKRFLLSGTHLRSKICDNASGSNLDQGDGQGCYNARRRSQVNELITHWDGVRASTWIPGQLILGDFNAYDQEDPIDRMRASGLIDMIAGVPEPYSYRYADRSGSLDHAFAIPAMADAITGAAVWHINSDEPPNLDYRDSNTDFYQANAFRSSDHDPLLIGIDVEAIPVGLEEVPGGQVAVRYRYDPTSGSADWEGEGLERIEVFDALGRTVRIASADGSGTVRISAAWSGAGPLVWRAWLREGTVAGRFVAL comes from the coding sequence ATGCGGCTATTGGCATCGGGGGGGCTCATGGGTGTTGCCATTGGCTTGGCGGCGCAAACGCCCATTTGCAGCATACAAGGGAGCGGGGAGAGCAGTCCGCTGCAGGGGCAGGCTGTCACCACCACAGGGATCGTTACGGCCATCTACAGCGGCAGCGGAACCGTGCAAGGCCTCTTCCTGGAGGATCCCGGCTGTGATAGCGACCCCGCCACGAGCAATGGCTTGTTCGTGTATAGCCCGAACACCTCCGGGATCAGCACAGGCCAGCGGGTGAGCGTGAGCGGCACCGTGCTCGAGTTCCAGGGGCTCACGGAGATCTCGCAGGTCACAGGCATCTCGGTCATCGGCTCCGGCACGGTGGCGCCATCAGAAATCAACCTTCCGGTCGCCTCGGCTGCGGATTGGGAGCGCTACGAGGGCATGCTATTGCGCTTCCCGCAGCAACTCGTGGTCAACGGCAACGACACATGGGCGCAGTACGGTGAACTCGTGCTGGCTCCGTCGCGGCTGCACGCGCCTTCTGACATCACCGACCCGAACGACAATCCCGCTTCGGGCACCAACACCACTGGCAGCAGCAACGTGGGGGCGATCAATGCGCTCGTTGAACTGCAGCTCCGCGGCACCATCCTGCTTGATGATGGCCGTACGAGCACTTATCCCAGCCCGCCGCCCTTGATCGGGGGGCAGGGCACATTGCGCTGCGGCGGCACGGTTACGGGCCTCACGGGCGTATTGCACTACGCCTTCGGGGCCTACCGCATTCATCCTGCCGGTGCAGTGCCGTTGCAGCATGCGCAGCGGCCCAGCGTTCCTGAGGTGGGCGGCAGCCTGCGCGTAGCCGCACTGAACGTGAAGAACTATTTCACCTCACTGGGCGGAAATGGCGCGAGCACGGCGAATGAGCTGCTGCGTCAGCGCACCAAGCTCGTTGCTGCTCTCCAAGGCCTGGAGGCCGATGCCTACGTGCTGTGCGAGCTGCAGAACAGCGATGCCGCATCGAATGATCTGCTCGCTGCGCTGAATACGGCGATGGGAGGCGGTTACGCCGTGATCGACCAGGATGCCCCAGGCGCCTTCACGCGGACAATCTTCTTCTACAGGACATCGACGCTAACGCCCATCACGCAGCTCTTCTCCTTGAGCACTTCCACCTTCGAGCGGGCGCATCTCACGCAGGGCTTCGCATCCAATGCCAGCGGCAAGCGCTTCCTGCTCAGCGGCACCCACTTGCGCAGCAAGATCTGCGACAATGCCAGCGGATCGAACCTCGATCAGGGCGATGGCCAAGGCTGCTACAATGCCAGGCGCCGCTCGCAGGTCAATGAGCTGATCACCCACTGGGATGGCGTGCGCGCGTCCACATGGATCCCAGGACAGCTCATCTTGGGCGATTTCAACGCCTACGATCAAGAGGATCCCATTGACCGGATGCGCGCTAGCGGGCTCATCGACATGATTGCGGGTGTGCCGGAGCCATATTCCTATCGGTATGCGGACCGCAGCGGATCGTTGGACCACGCCTTCGCGATCCCAGCCATGGCCGATGCCATCACCGGGGCAGCCGTGTGGCACATCAACAGCGATGAGCCGCCCAACCTCGATTACCGCGACTCGAACACGGACTTCTACCAAGCCAACGCATTCCGCAGCAGCGACCATGACCCCCTGCTGATCGGAATCGACGTGGAAGCGATACCGGTCGGGCTGGAGGAGGTACCCGGGGGGCAGGTGGCGGTGCGTTACCGCTACGATCCAACGAGCGGATCGGCCGATTGGGAAGGGGAGGGGCTTGAGCGGATCGAGGTCTTCGATGCGCTTGGCCGAACTGTGCGCATTGCGAGCGCCGATGGGAGCGGGACGGTACGCATCAGTGCGGCATGGTCGGGCGCCGGTCCTTTGGTTTGGAGAGCGTGGTTGCGCGAAGGCACCGTTGCCGGGCGCTTTGTCGCGCTGTGA
- a CDS encoding heavy metal translocating P-type ATPase translates to MDAKTLTKVTCYHCGDPCADEHSVHDGKDFCCHGCEVVFDMLSEAGLCDYYALEKQPGVKQESSADEQRLELFALPEVREKLVEFSEAGITRARFRIPQMHCSSCIWLLENLHRIEPSIIRSRVSFTDKELTITFREEKLPLPQLVKLLRRIGYGPQLTAGKDTGRADQVPRMLYIRLGVAGFIFGNTMLFSFPEYLGADGEAHLRIGFQWLSALFSVPVVLFLSTDYFRAAWAGLLSKQVNIDQPIALGIMALWFRSLHDVITGAGPGYFDSLAGLLFFLLIGKWYQAHTYRALRFDRALEDFLPLVVLRKRGEAEEPARVADLAPGDRIVVRDQELVPVDAVLREGTGHIDNSFITGEPLPVRKQAGDTIKAGGRQRGAAIELEVLRSFADSRLKRLWAEQSGGQERPAMPRLIDQVARRFTLAVLLIALGAGLYWWGKDARMIWPVVTAVLIVACPCALALSMPFAYGHTIRLLGKRGLFLRDAEVVERMAHVDAVLFDKTGTLTEREAHQVDWHGIKLSREDEQRIAALARNSAHPLSAVLAGKLKKSLKPDQDHLAPRTMTEVMEQIGQGIMGEVAGLPIRIGSADFTGGEAAVRSAGEAHVHVSFGGVHRGHFAIRKQARSGIVEAVRRLGASLRVGLITGDHQVDPDLAEVFPIGSIRMRCAPDEKSEAVKGLQRDGRRVLMVGDGLNDAGALAQADVGVTVTETTAALTPASDAIMDADSLQQLPHFLRMTRRARRIVLASLCISLLYNITGVSIAVAGHMTPLFAAILMPLSSVSVVGFVTVATMIAARNARQ, encoded by the coding sequence GTGGATGCCAAGACGCTGACCAAAGTCACCTGTTACCACTGCGGCGATCCTTGCGCCGACGAGCACAGCGTGCATGACGGCAAGGACTTCTGCTGCCATGGCTGCGAAGTGGTCTTCGACATGCTGAGTGAAGCTGGGCTCTGCGACTACTACGCGCTTGAGAAACAGCCGGGCGTGAAACAGGAATCCAGTGCTGACGAGCAGCGCTTGGAGCTCTTCGCCCTGCCCGAAGTGCGCGAGAAGCTCGTGGAGTTCAGCGAGGCGGGCATCACCCGAGCCCGGTTCCGCATCCCGCAGATGCACTGCAGCAGCTGCATCTGGTTGCTGGAGAACCTGCATCGTATTGAGCCGAGCATCATCCGGTCGCGCGTGAGCTTCACCGACAAGGAACTCACCATCACGTTCCGCGAGGAGAAGTTGCCACTGCCCCAGCTGGTGAAGCTCTTGCGGCGGATCGGCTATGGCCCGCAGCTCACCGCCGGTAAGGACACCGGCCGCGCCGACCAGGTGCCGCGCATGCTATACATCCGGCTGGGCGTGGCGGGCTTCATCTTCGGCAATACCATGCTGTTCAGCTTCCCGGAATACCTGGGTGCTGATGGCGAAGCCCACCTGCGCATCGGCTTCCAATGGCTGTCGGCACTGTTCTCGGTGCCTGTGGTCCTTTTCCTAAGCACCGACTACTTCCGGGCGGCTTGGGCAGGCCTGCTCAGCAAGCAGGTGAATATCGATCAGCCCATCGCCTTGGGCATCATGGCGTTATGGTTCAGGAGCCTCCATGACGTGATCACTGGCGCCGGCCCTGGCTACTTCGACTCGCTGGCCGGACTGCTCTTCTTCCTGCTGATCGGCAAATGGTACCAAGCCCACACCTACCGAGCACTCCGCTTCGATCGCGCTTTGGAGGACTTCCTGCCGCTCGTGGTTCTGCGAAAGCGCGGTGAAGCTGAGGAGCCAGCACGCGTGGCCGACCTCGCGCCCGGCGACCGCATCGTAGTAAGGGACCAAGAACTGGTGCCCGTGGATGCCGTGCTGCGCGAAGGCACCGGACACATCGACAACAGCTTCATCACCGGCGAACCGCTGCCTGTGCGCAAACAAGCGGGCGACACCATCAAGGCCGGTGGCCGACAGCGCGGCGCTGCTATTGAATTGGAAGTGCTGCGCTCCTTCGCCGATAGCCGGTTGAAGCGCCTATGGGCCGAGCAGAGCGGTGGTCAAGAACGCCCGGCCATGCCGCGCCTGATCGATCAAGTGGCGCGGCGCTTCACACTGGCGGTGCTGCTCATCGCGCTGGGCGCGGGCCTTTATTGGTGGGGCAAGGATGCCCGCATGATCTGGCCAGTGGTCACAGCTGTGCTTATCGTGGCCTGCCCTTGCGCGCTGGCATTGAGCATGCCCTTCGCTTACGGACATACCATTCGGCTGCTCGGTAAGCGCGGCCTGTTCCTGCGGGATGCGGAAGTGGTTGAGCGCATGGCCCACGTGGATGCGGTGCTCTTCGACAAGACCGGAACGCTCACCGAACGTGAGGCGCACCAGGTCGATTGGCATGGCATCAAGCTCTCCCGTGAGGATGAACAACGCATCGCAGCGCTGGCCAGGAACAGTGCGCACCCACTGAGCGCGGTCCTAGCAGGAAAACTGAAGAAGTCGTTGAAGCCCGATCAGGATCATCTCGCTCCGCGCACGATGACAGAGGTAATGGAACAGATTGGCCAAGGCATCATGGGCGAAGTGGCTGGCCTGCCGATCCGAATCGGTTCGGCGGACTTCACGGGCGGTGAAGCAGCGGTGCGTTCCGCTGGCGAGGCCCATGTGCACGTCTCTTTCGGTGGCGTGCATCGCGGGCATTTCGCCATCCGGAAGCAGGCCCGCTCGGGCATCGTGGAAGCGGTGAGACGCTTGGGGGCATCGCTGCGTGTGGGCCTCATCACCGGCGACCATCAGGTGGACCCCGACCTCGCCGAGGTGTTCCCGATCGGAAGCATCCGCATGCGGTGCGCACCTGACGAGAAGAGCGAAGCAGTTAAAGGACTGCAGCGCGATGGCCGCCGCGTGCTCATGGTGGGCGATGGCCTCAACGATGCCGGAGCATTGGCTCAGGCCGATGTGGGTGTCACTGTGACGGAGACCACCGCGGCCCTCACCCCTGCCAGCGATGCGATCATGGATGCCGACAGCCTGCAACAGCTCCCCCATTTCTTGCGGATGACACGACGCGCCCGGCGCATCGTGCTCGCCAGCCTGTGCATCTCCCTGCTGTACAACATCACTGGCGTGTCCATCGCGGTGGCTGGCCACATGACCCCGCTCTTCGCCGCCATCCTGATGCCGCTGAGCAGCGTGAGCGTGGTGGGCTTCGTGACAGTGGCCACGATGATCGCCGCGCGCAACGCACGCCAGTAA
- the nosZ gene encoding Sec-dependent nitrous-oxide reductase, with translation MKRPLLLTGTASGVIACAFVLLNSLPGCRPSGTTKSVVTGDAASKVYVKPGTHDEFYNLVSGGFSGQLAVYGLPSGRLLREVPVFSVDPESGYGYSEESKGMLTTSHGFIPWDDSHHPELSQTDGIPDGKWCFINGNNTPRIALVDLGTFRTGSIIEIPNSAGNHSSPFTTGNSEYVVAGTRFSVPMGDDASRDVPIKTYKENFKGNVSFIHPEPETGKMSIAFQIVTPGVNFDLSHAGKGPSEGWFFFSCYNTEQAYSLLEVNASQRDKDFIMAVNWKLAEQLAKDGKGKRVPGKHHSNWWNERTHSSETTVYEDVLQLDPKDHPGLLYFMPCPKSPHGCDVDPTGKYIVGSGKLAALIPVFSFEKMQKAIAANDVEGDFAGIPVLKYESVLHGEVKKPGLGPLHTEFDANGNAYTSFFVSSEIVKWNVEKLEVVDRVPTYYSIGHLCVPGGDSKKPWGKYVIAYNKITKDRYLPTGPELTQSAQLYSIDGDKMELLLDFPTTGEPHYAQAIPAELVKPREVKFFKIEENEHPFAAKGEKETKIERRGKEVHVWMTTIRSHFAPDNIEGVKLGDEVYFHITNLEQDWDVPHGFAIKGAANAELLLMPGETQTLKWVPTRVGVTPMYCTDFCSALHQEMQGYVRVSPANSNVPLTALTVSVDAEM, from the coding sequence ATGAAACGACCGCTTCTTCTAACCGGCACCGCATCAGGCGTCATCGCCTGCGCCTTCGTGCTGTTGAACAGCCTGCCCGGCTGCCGCCCATCGGGCACCACCAAGAGCGTGGTGACCGGCGATGCCGCTTCGAAAGTCTATGTGAAGCCCGGAACGCACGATGAGTTCTACAACCTCGTGAGCGGTGGATTCAGCGGCCAACTCGCGGTCTATGGGCTGCCCAGCGGGCGCCTCTTGCGCGAAGTCCCTGTGTTCAGCGTGGATCCCGAGAGCGGCTATGGCTATAGCGAGGAGAGCAAAGGCATGCTCACCACCAGCCACGGCTTCATTCCGTGGGACGACAGTCACCACCCGGAGTTGTCGCAGACCGATGGCATCCCCGATGGCAAGTGGTGCTTCATCAACGGCAACAACACGCCCAGAATCGCTTTGGTCGATCTCGGTACCTTCCGCACGGGGAGCATCATCGAAATCCCGAACAGTGCGGGTAATCATAGCTCCCCCTTCACTACGGGCAACAGCGAGTACGTGGTGGCCGGCACCCGATTCAGCGTGCCCATGGGCGATGATGCGTCGCGCGATGTGCCCATCAAGACCTACAAGGAGAACTTCAAGGGCAACGTGAGCTTCATCCATCCGGAACCGGAGACGGGCAAGATGAGCATCGCCTTCCAGATCGTGACCCCCGGCGTGAACTTCGACCTGAGCCACGCCGGCAAGGGGCCCAGCGAGGGCTGGTTCTTCTTCAGCTGCTACAACACGGAGCAGGCGTACAGCCTGTTGGAGGTGAACGCGAGCCAGCGAGACAAGGACTTCATCATGGCCGTGAATTGGAAGCTGGCCGAACAACTCGCCAAGGACGGCAAGGGCAAGCGCGTGCCCGGCAAGCACCACAGCAACTGGTGGAACGAGAGGACCCATAGTTCGGAAACGACCGTGTATGAGGACGTGCTGCAACTTGATCCCAAGGACCACCCTGGCCTGTTGTATTTCATGCCCTGTCCCAAGAGCCCGCACGGCTGTGATGTGGACCCCACGGGAAAATACATCGTGGGTAGCGGCAAGTTGGCCGCTTTGATCCCGGTGTTCAGCTTCGAGAAGATGCAGAAGGCCATTGCGGCCAATGACGTAGAAGGCGACTTCGCCGGTATCCCTGTGCTGAAGTATGAGAGCGTGCTCCACGGCGAGGTGAAGAAGCCCGGTCTCGGGCCCTTGCATACCGAGTTCGATGCCAACGGCAACGCCTACACCAGTTTCTTCGTGAGCAGCGAGATCGTGAAGTGGAACGTGGAGAAGCTGGAGGTGGTGGACCGCGTGCCTACTTATTACAGCATCGGCCATCTGTGCGTGCCTGGAGGCGACAGCAAGAAGCCTTGGGGCAAGTACGTGATCGCCTACAACAAGATCACCAAGGACCGCTACCTGCCCACCGGCCCTGAGCTCACGCAAAGCGCGCAGCTCTACAGCATCGATGGGGATAAAATGGAGCTGCTTCTCGATTTCCCAACCACCGGTGAGCCGCACTATGCCCAAGCCATCCCTGCCGAATTGGTGAAACCGCGCGAAGTGAAGTTCTTCAAGATCGAGGAGAACGAGCACCCCTTCGCGGCCAAGGGCGAGAAGGAGACCAAGATCGAGCGTCGTGGCAAGGAGGTGCATGTGTGGATGACCACCATCCGCTCGCACTTCGCACCGGACAACATCGAGGGTGTAAAGCTTGGGGATGAAGTGTATTTCCACATCACCAACCTCGAGCAGGACTGGGACGTACCGCACGGCTTCGCCATAAAGGGGGCTGCCAACGCTGAGCTCCTTTTGATGCCCGGCGAGACACAGACCCTGAAATGGGTGCCCACACGAGTTGGAGTGACACCGATGTACTGCACGGACTTCTGCTCCGCGCTGCATCAAGAGATGCAGGGCTACGTGCGCGTTTCACCTGCCAATAGCAATGTGCCCTTGACCGCTCTCACGGTTTCCGTGGACGCAGAAATGTAG
- a CDS encoding YggU family protein, which yields MPSWINESSGSFTLTLHVQPGAKRTEVAGTHGDALKIRLAAPPVDGKANEALLSYLAEQFGVPKRQVELVSGHASRRKVVRVIGAKLRPEKDW from the coding sequence ATGCCCTCCTGGATCAATGAGTCGTCAGGCTCTTTCACGCTCACCTTGCACGTGCAACCCGGTGCCAAACGCACCGAAGTAGCGGGCACGCACGGCGATGCGCTCAAGATCCGGCTCGCTGCACCACCGGTTGATGGCAAGGCGAACGAGGCCCTCCTCTCCTACCTGGCCGAACAGTTCGGCGTTCCGAAGCGGCAAGTGGAATTAGTGAGCGGGCACGCGAGCAGACGAAAGGTCGTGCGGGTAATCGGCGCCAAGCTCAGGCCAGAAAAGGACTGGTGA
- a CDS encoding cytochrome c yields MRLLKTSLAKVTLVAGFAAITACGDGTASTPPGASGPPGAAAASEEAAPAGLITAAEITLGEIDQAMVEKGKATYDVKCQACHSTGPNRVVGPGWKGVTERRKPEWIMNMMLNIDVMLETDPEAQKGLEECLVRMPNQGLSKDQGREVLEFMRTL; encoded by the coding sequence ATGAGACTGCTGAAGACCTCCCTCGCGAAAGTGACCCTTGTTGCCGGCTTTGCTGCAATAACTGCTTGCGGTGACGGCACCGCATCGACACCTCCTGGCGCGAGCGGACCTCCAGGTGCTGCAGCTGCTTCTGAGGAAGCTGCCCCAGCCGGATTGATCACCGCAGCCGAGATCACCCTAGGCGAGATTGACCAAGCCATGGTGGAAAAAGGAAAAGCCACCTACGATGTGAAGTGCCAAGCCTGCCACAGCACTGGCCCGAATCGTGTGGTGGGGCCCGGCTGGAAAGGCGTGACCGAGCGCCGTAAGCCGGAATGGATCATGAACATGATGCTCAACATCGATGTGATGCTCGAGACCGATCCCGAAGCCCAAAAGGGACTTGAAGAGTGCCTCGTACGCATGCCCAACCAAGGCCTGAGCAAGGACCAGGGCCGCGAGGTGCTTGAATTCATGCGGACACTCTGA
- a CDS encoding Crp/Fnr family transcriptional regulator: MNEVGIMEPIKVPETLAEMLRQHCSPEWQALLAEKTTWQSYNAGELIFREGDPAETLFIVRRGRAKVFSTFEPGASRILRFARDGQVLGHRGIGDDFTYTVSATALVQTVVDRIPMPLFLSTLKANASLGFHFMLFFAEELRRSEDQSKSLLNLGVEQRVAKAILAAQRCFGFDKDEGDLLAFTPSRQDLADYAGASYEATIRALSALQRRKLLKAAGPEMRIVDLKGLQALLKRP; encoded by the coding sequence ATGAACGAAGTCGGGATCATGGAGCCCATCAAGGTCCCGGAAACGCTTGCGGAGATGCTCCGCCAGCACTGCAGCCCGGAGTGGCAGGCCTTGCTCGCAGAGAAGACGACCTGGCAATCCTACAACGCCGGTGAGTTGATCTTCCGCGAGGGCGACCCCGCTGAAACGCTCTTCATCGTCCGTCGTGGAAGGGCCAAGGTGTTCAGCACATTCGAGCCGGGCGCGTCCCGTATCCTGCGCTTCGCGCGCGATGGTCAGGTGCTCGGCCATAGGGGCATTGGCGATGATTTCACATACACGGTCTCAGCAACGGCCTTGGTGCAAACCGTGGTGGACCGGATCCCCATGCCGCTCTTCCTCAGCACGCTGAAGGCGAATGCGTCGCTCGGCTTCCACTTCATGCTCTTCTTCGCCGAGGAACTGAGGCGCTCGGAGGACCAGAGCAAGAGCCTGCTGAATCTTGGTGTAGAGCAGCGTGTGGCCAAGGCCATCCTCGCCGCGCAGCGTTGTTTCGGTTTCGATAAGGATGAGGGCGACTTGTTGGCATTCACGCCGTCGCGTCAGGACCTCGCGGATTATGCCGGAGCCAGTTACGAGGCCACGATCAGGGCCCTCAGTGCCCTGCAGCGCAGGAAGCTCTTGAAGGCCGCAGGGCCAGAGATGCGCATCGTTGACCTGAAAGGACTGCAGGCCCTGCTGAAAAGGCCTTAA